A single region of the Salvia miltiorrhiza cultivar Shanhuang (shh) chromosome 8, IMPLAD_Smil_shh, whole genome shotgun sequence genome encodes:
- the LOC131000379 gene encoding uncharacterized protein LOC131000379, translated as MLLRAQAFGLLIAALLFVPARISSHEESGPWHCESDPAIRIRSEFRPGVITVDGKVDDWSGISGSDFALLPALDPDADKEYNAGKLTLKAVHDGNEAYFMLQVDGNYAYTQGDDNICASVALMFQIGENATYHRMGGCGEGPNTCTNKTCRGHEVDIMHFSLGNAIPGRLYGRNPVDNRQGYGGDRFGHLVDLYGWNPHCRYLDGLGPSENDTSAQNDWQGSWWHSSLTDHSGFIREDSPYASGGEKGTYYFEFSRPLRTKDHLQQDAQFTIGRSSKVSAAFWYPEEGKPWHGSAHYSTSCDWILLDFVPAGSSELTSTAQSSSWDFATTFSLVFSVVALCLSIIVGHRLSTTTRTANFIPMENL; from the exons ATGCTTCTTCGGGCTCAAGCTTTCGGGCTTCTCATCGCAGCACTCTTGTTCGTCCCGGCCCGGATCAGCTCGCACGAGGAGTCCGGGCCGTGGCACTGCGAGTCGGACCCTGCGATCCGAATCCGCTCCGAATTCCGCCCCGGCGTCATCACCGTCGACGGAAAGGTAGACGATTGGAGCGGCATCTCCGGGTCAGATTTCGCCCTATTGCCCGCTCTGGACCCGGATGCTGACAAAGAATACAATGCTGGGAAATTGACTCTCAAG GCTGTGCATGACGGGAACGAAGCGTATTTTATGTTGCAAGTTGATGGAAATTATGCTTATACTCAAGG AGATGATAATATTTGCGCATCTGTTGCTCTAATGTTTCAAATAGGTGAAAATGCAACTTACCATAGA ATGGGTGGCTGCGGGGAAGGACCAAATACTTGTACAAACAAGACTTGCCGAGGGCATGAAGTTGATATTATGCACTTCTCGCTTGGAAATGCTATTCCTGGAAGACTCTATGGCAGAAATCCAGTCGACAACAGACAAGGATATGGAGGTGACAG GTTCGGTCATTTGGTTGATCTTTATGGTTGGAACCCGCATTGTAGATATCTTGATGGCCTTGGCCCCTCAG AAAATGACACCAGTGCACAGAATGACTGGCAAGGATCATGGTGGCACAGTAGCTTGACCGACCATTCAG GCTTTATAAGGGAGGACAGCCCATATGCATCAGGAGGCGAAAAGGGAACAtactattttgaattttcaagaCCTCTGAGAACTAAGGATCATCTTCAGCAG GATGCTCAATTCACCATTGGTAGATCAAGCAAAGTATCGGCTGCATTCTGGTACCCGGAGGAAGGCAAGCCATGGCACGGATCTGCTCATTACTCGACTAGCTGTGATtggattcttcttgattttgttCCAGCAGGCAGTTCTGAGCTCACCAGCACGGCTCAGAGCAGCTCGTGGGACTTTGCCACGACCTTCTCTCTCGTCTTCTCCGTTGTGGCCCTCTGCCTCTCCATCATCGTAGGGCATCGGCTTTCCACAACCACCAGAACAGCAAACTTCATCCCCATGGAGAATCTTTAG